A stretch of the Gigantopelta aegis isolate Gae_Host unplaced genomic scaffold, Gae_host_genome ctg3714_pilon_pilon, whole genome shotgun sequence genome encodes the following:
- the LOC121392386 gene encoding protein fem-1 homolog C-like, producing MSKRKTSPFVEGFFPSKKYREDDLTSSQRENSDSESEFVEMSEHDSSSSQTETSELEESKPENYNLIELVEKGDLLGVKDVLLRGADVNSSDLEGSTPVMLAVMKEHKDVAILLIEKGANLELFNKVGSTPVMLAVMKGHKDVAILLIEKGANLELFNKDSDCHKTIQAYKNVLYISCYNGHDEIVQVLLDAGMKVNAPDK from the exons ATGAGTAAGAGAAAGACTTCTCCTTTTGTTGAAGGCTTCTTTCCTAGCAAGAAATATCGGGAAGATGACTTGACTAGCTCCCAAAGAGAAAATTCAGACTCAGAGAGTGAGTTTGTTGAGATGTCAGAACATGATTCAAGTAGCTCCCAAACAGAAACTTCAGAATTAGAGGAGTCAAAGCCTGAG AACTATAATCTAATTGAATTGGTTGAAAAAGGTGACTTGTTGGGAGTTAAAGATGTTCTTTTAAGAGGAGCTGATGTAAATAGTAGTGATCTG GAGGGGTCTACTCCAGTCATGTTAGCAGTAATGAAGGAACACAAAGATGTTGCCATTCTTTTAATAGAGAAAGGAGCCAACCTAGAGCTTTTTAACAAA GTGGGGTCTACTCCAGTCATGTTAGCAGTAATGAAGGGACACAAAGATGTTGCCATTCTTTTAATAGAGAAAGGAGCCAACCTAGAGCTTTTTAACAAA GACAGTGATTGTCACAAGACTATACAG GCCTACAAAAATGTTCTCTACATATCATGTTATAATGGTCATGATGAGATTGTTCAAGTTCTTCTAGATGCTGGTATGAAAGTGAATGCTCCAGATAAG